A window from Leguminivora glycinivorella isolate SPB_JAAS2020 chromosome 16, LegGlyc_1.1, whole genome shotgun sequence encodes these proteins:
- the LOC125234675 gene encoding uncharacterized protein LOC125234675, with protein MRTIFRPHTKVRQVLRSPKDKDPLGSPGVYEIPCDCGRAYVGETGRNVSARLSEHIRSVKNMDTRNSAVAEHAYDTGASHFIRFDRARLLVREKCFVPRKVLEAIEIGRRPNFNRDGGWMLPPAWKPVIPNVKRKMCFDNRVDTVSAVCLPPSVDTAALSELYTTTTAADCSAPPSPVLSARAQRAERRAARSVCGV; from the exons ATGAGGACAATTTTCCGCCCCCACACAAAGGTAAGGCAGGTGCTGCGCTCTCCTAAAGATAAGGACCCACTGGGTAGCCCGGGGGTATACGAGATACCTTGTGACTGTGGTAGAGCGTATGTCGGCGAGACTGGAAGGAATGTCTCCGCGAGGTTGTCGGAACACATACGAAGCGTGAAGAACATGGACACCAG GAATTCCGCAGTGGCAGAGCACGCGTACGATACCGGCGCGTCCCATTTTATACGCTTCGATAGAGCAAGGTTGTTGGTACGGGAGAAATGTTTTGTACCACGCAAAGTTCTCGAGGCCATTGAAATCGGACGCCGccctaatttcaatcgggacggagGCTGGATGTTGCCACCAGCATGGAAACCGGTAATACCTAATGTGAAGCGGAAAATGTGTTTTGACAATCGTGTGGACACAGTGAGTGCAGTGTGCTTACCTCCATCGGTCGACACAGCCGCGCTATCAGAACTCTACACAACAACTACAGCAGCAGACTGCTCTGCGCCCCCCTcccccgtcctatcagcgcgcgcgcagcgggcggagcggcgagcggcgcgttcagtttgcggagtctag